In the Bombus pyrosoma isolate SC7728 linkage group LG15, ASM1482585v1, whole genome shotgun sequence genome, one interval contains:
- the LOC122575410 gene encoding uncharacterized protein LOC122575410 yields MGDEISIFLVVILAIGGLMMMSALLACYACIFRDLCCRPEDRSKRRRAQSPHHEPDDPNRPRLEAMLLNDITQGESMPTESEKV; encoded by the coding sequence ATGGGGGacgaaatttcgatattcttaGTGGTGATTCTTGCAATTGGCGGTTTAATGATGATGAGCGCATTGCTAGCCTGCTACGCGTGTATCTTCAGAGATCTCTGCTGTAGACCAGAGGACAGATCAAAAAGGAGACGTGCCCAGAGCCCTCACCATGAACCTGATGATCCTAACAGACCCAGATTGGAGGCAATGCTATTAAACGACATTACGCAAGGAGAAAGTATGCCTACTGAATCTGAAAAGGTTTAA